In a genomic window of Piliocolobus tephrosceles isolate RC106 chromosome 1, ASM277652v3, whole genome shotgun sequence:
- the LOC111545189 gene encoding olfactory receptor 2AJ1 yields MYFLLSHLSFMDILHVSNIVPKMVTNFLSGSRTISLAGCGFQVFLSLTTHLEGECLLLAAMSYDRYVAICHPLCYPILMKEYASTLMAGGSWLIGVFNSTVHTAYTLQFPFCGSRAIDHFFCEVPAMLKLSCADTTNYERGVCVSAALFLVIPAFLISASYGQIILTVLQMKSSEARKKSFSTCSFHMIVVMMYYGPFIFTYMRPKSYHTPGQDKFLAMFYTILTPTLNPLIYSFRNKDVLAVMKNMLKRKFLHKK; encoded by the coding sequence ATGTATTTTCTGCTCAGCCATCTCTCCTTTATGGATATCTTGCATGTTTCCAACATCGTTCCCAAAATGGTCACCAACTTCCTGTCAGGCAGCAGAACTATTTCACTTGCAGGTTGTGGGTTCCAGGTGTTTCTGTCCCTCACCACTCACCTAGAAGGTGAGTGCCTTCTCCTGGCTGCAATGTCCTATGATCGCTATGTGGCTATCTGTCACCCACTATGCTATCCGATTCTTATGAAGGAGTATGCCAGCACTCTTATGGCTGGAGGCTCCTGGCTCATTGGGGTTTTCAACTCCACAGTCCACACAGCTTACACACTGCAGTTTCCCTTCTGTGGCTCTAGGGCAATCGatcactttttctgtgaagtCCCTGCCATGTTGAAGTTGTCCTGTGCAGACACAACAAACTATGAACGAGGGGTTTGTGTAAGTGCTGCGTTATTCCTGGTGATCCCTGCCTTCTTGATCTCTGCTTCTTATGGCCAAATTATTCTTACTGTCCTCCAGATGAAATCATCAGAGGcaagaaaaaagtcattttccACTTGTTCCTTCCACATGATTGTGGTCATGATGTACTATGGgccatttatttttacatatatgagACCTAAATCATACCACACTCCAGGCCAGGATAAGTTCCTGGCAATGTTCTATACGATCCTGACACCCACACTCAACCCCTTAATCTACAGCTTTAGGAATAAAGATGTTCTGGCGGTGATGAAAAATATGCTCAAAAGGAAGTTTCTGCATAAAAAATGA